The sequence below is a genomic window from Coleofasciculus sp. FACHB-T130.
ACTGAATTGGGATTATTCATGCAGCGCAAGCGAGCAGAAGAAGAAATTCGCAATGCTTTGGAAAAAGAAAAGGAACTGCACGAACTAAAATCCCGTTTTGTTTCTATGACTTCTCACGAATTTCGTACCCCGTTATCGACTATTTTGTTTTCGGCTGGATTGCTTGAAAATTACGGCTTTAAATGGACAGAAGAGAAGAAAAGGATTCATCTGCATCGAATTAAAACTGCTGTTCAACGGATGGACGGGATGTTAGATGAAGTGTTGCTTATTGGCAAAAATGAAGCTGGCAAGACAGAGTTTAACCCTGCCGCGATAGAGCTAGAAACATTCTGCCAAGACCTTGTAGCAGAAATGCAACTAACAGCAGGCGATCGCCATTCCCTAATTTTCTCAAGTCAGGGAGAATGTCTCGCAGCTTGCATTGATGAAAAACTGCTGCGCCACATCCTCAGCAATTTACTCTCAAATGCTATCAAATATACCCCAGGGGGGGGTATTATAAAATGCGAACTTAGCTGCCACAATGGGGAAGCCATCTTCCAAATTAAAGATCGAGGAATTGGCATTCCTCCACAAGATCGGCAACGATTGTTTGAAACCTTCCATAGAGCTTCTAATGTTGGCAATATTCCTGGAACTGGCTTAGGATTAGCGATTATTAAAAACTTTGTAGACTTACACAAAGGCAAAATCACCGTAGAAAGTGAAGTCGGAGTGGGTACAACCTTTACGATTAAGTTACCGTTGAGCGGGGATTGTTAAGCTTCAGGGGCTAGTTTTAACCCGTTATAGCAAGGATTTTAATAACGGTATCTTTATATACCAAACTTAGAAAAAATCTTCCTCTACATTCTTTTCCTGTCTTCGCTGATTTTTTCATTCTAGGCGGCTTGACCGTTACCTAGGTTCGATTAATAAGGTTAGTTACTATAGGAAGGTAAGAACTTCTTATATTTATTTTTGATAAGCATTAAATATAAAATTTTGAATTCAATTAATTTACTTTCCCTTGCGAGTGAAATTATAATGAATTAATTGTCTAATATTTATGGATAACCCCATAGATATTGCTGGTAGATTTGGCTTTGAAAAAGTATAAAAATAGACTTTTATCCAGTGAGAGGGTGCATAATTTCACTTAAATAAATGTTATTACAGATTGATAAAATCTAAATTCAGGAAGCAGGACAACCTTTATAAATTAAATAATTTGCACAACATCGGGGAAATAAAAAGTTTGATTTTGTAAGAAAAACCATAAATTAAAGGAAATTTAGAGAAATGGCAAAAATTCTAGTTATTGAAGATGAAGAAGCAATCCGCGAAAACATATTAGAACTATTGGAGGCAGAAGAGTTCGAGGCGACAGGTGCAGAAAATGGTCTTGCTGGCGTACAGATAGCAAGAACGATTCGCCCAGATTTAATTATTTGCGATGTCATGATGCCCGATTTAGATGGTTTTGGTGTTTTGATGGCGCTGCGTCAAGATCCTGTCACCGCAACAATTCCCTTCATTTTTCTGACTGCCAAAGCTGAAAAAGCCGATTTGCGTCAAGCGATGGAATTAGGGGCAGACGACTATTTAACCAAGCCTTGTACGCCTGAGGAAATACTCAAAGCGATCGCTGCCCGACTCGAAAGACAAAGAGCCATTACTCAACCCTATACCTTAGCGCTCAGGCAAGCAGCAGAAAGACTCAATCACTTAGTTCATTACGATAGCGTGACAAACCTTCCCAATCGCTTGCTATTGCGAGAGCGGTTTAATCAAGTTATCAGTAAGCGGCAAGATGAACACAAAAGCGATTCCAAAACCCAGGAGAACGAATCGCCTCTTGCCTCTGCCCAGCAGCCACTCAGCGTTCAACCTGTCCCGCTGCTGTTTCTAGGATTAGATCGGTTTCAACGGATTAGTGACACCTTGGGAAATCAAGGGAGTGACCGATTAATTAAACTAATTGTCGAACGAATCACCACCTGTCTCAGCCGACAGGACACGATTGCGCGATTGAATGTAGATCAATTTGCAATTATTCTGGCAACCTTAAGTCAAAGACAAACGGTTGCCAGTGTCGCCCAAGCGATTTTGTCATCGCTGAATGAACCCTTCTCCTTAGAAGACGGTCAAATCTTCCTCACTGCCAGCATTGGCATTACCTTCTATCCCAACGACGGGCAAGATTTAGACACCCTGATGAAGATGACAGCAGCGGCGATGTCCTACACCCAAAAGCTGGGAGGAAATCACTATCAGTTTTATGCGACGGACATCAAGGCTGATTATGGCGAAGCGCTGGTGCTAGAAGCGAGTCTGCGCCGTGCCTTAGAACACAGTGAATTTCAAGTGTATTATCAGCCCCAAGTAAATCTCCAAACCGGAGAAATTAGCGGTGCAGAAGCCTTAGTGCGTTGGCAGCACCCGACGCGGGGGCTGGTTTCACCCGCTGAATTTATTCCTATGGCAGAAGAAACGGGTTTAATTGTCCCGCTTGGCGAGTGGGTATTGCAAACTGCCAGTGCCCAAACGCAAAAATGGCGAGACGCTGGATTTATATCGTTCCGCGTGTCAGTGAACTTGTCGGGGCGTCAATTTAGCCAAGCTGATTTAAGCCAGCGAATTGTCCGAGTATTGGAAACTACAGGTTTGAACCCAGATGCATTGGAATTAGAGCTGACTGAAAGTATCCTCGTGCAAAATGCTTCGATGGCGATCGGTACTTTAAATGAACTGAAACAGTTGGGGATTCACATCGCAATTGATGATTTCGGTACTGGCTATGCTTCCTTAAGCTATCTCAAACAATTTCCCTTTGACACTTTGAAAATTGACCGATGCTTTGTTCAGGATGTTACTAGCGATACCCAAAACCGAGCGATTATGACCGCCGTGATTCAACTCGCTCACAATCTGAATTTGAAAGTTACGGCTGAGGGGGTAGAAACTCGCGCTGAACTAGCTTTCTTAAGCCAGCAGCATTGCGATGCCATGCAAGGCTATCTATTTAGTCGTCCCGTACCCGCAGCAGAATTTGAAACCTTGTTAAGTGCCGGTAAACGGTTGCCGATGCAAGTTGTATGAATTAATCTACGTTTATTTACAAACCGTTCGCTGAATCAATCGCTGGAACCATTAGCAATTCTTACCAGACAATAACTGCATGAATTAGCGCGAGTAAACATGGAACCTCTACAGGAACCAACCAAATCTGGAGCGAAACTTAAACAATTTAGGCAGGCGTACACGGCAGATGACAATGCTGCGAGAAGTCAGATCCATCAAACAGGGAAAAAGATTGCTTCTTCCTTGCTGTTATCAGCTTTAGCAATTCTTACTTCGTGTGTTTTCCCTTTGTTAACGCAGGCACAAACACCACCCACACTGCTGCCTTCTCCCGAACCTTTAGACTTAAAACTACTCGATCCAGAGTCTCGCCCACCGAGAAGTCAAGTCATTAGAGCCGATAGTATGTCCCAAGCTAAACCAACGGTTCCCAGCCTTTGGTGGGCGGAGGAACAGTTTGGTGGCAAATTACTAGAGAACTGGCTAGCGTACCCGGATCGCCAGCGGGTGGATTTGGTTGTAAACCGACAACTCTGGAGCCTTCTGAACTATATAGGACGCTATAGCTTTGTCAACAGCTTTGGGACGGTTGCCAGAGATTATGGCTATAACACCAGGGTGTTTATTGCCAATCAACCACAAGAACCGCTAGCAACCTACACTTGTAATTTCAGTACCACTCCAGTCGTCTGCGATCTGGATATTGTCTCCTCTGGTCAAAATAGTCTGCGAGTTCGTTCTAAACCGTTGGGCGGATTTCCTGCCACAGGGAACGATACGCAAGCGCCGTAGACTGGGGAAGCGGAAACAGAAATTCACTCTTGTCCAGTATCTGAGTATCTGGCAGCAAGATCGAGTTCGTTTTTAAAAATTCAGGTAACTCTGCTGGGTTCATGCCAGCAACAATTGGTGAGGCGGCGCGGCTGAACAGAGAAATTTCCGTAGCAGGTTTGGATTCCCAACAAAAATTAATCCAATCTTGCAACAGAGGATTCGCCGCAGCACCAGCAGGTTGCACCCATAAGTCTGACCACAAGGCGGTTCCAGACACAGGAACCACCGCAGCAATGTTGCGATCGCGCTTCATCACCGACAATACATCTGTTGACCAACCCACCGCCAGCCAGGTGTCTCCTAGCAATAATGGTTGCAGATAGGTATCGGAACTGTAAAATTTCACCTGCTGGTGCAACTTTTGCAGGGTATTTTTCAACTCAGGAATTCTGTCTATCCGTTCCGTGTTGTAAGAATGACCCAACCGTTTTAAGGTTAGACCAATCACTTCTCGCGGTTGATCTAAAAGTGAAATGCGATCGCGCAGTTCTTCTCGCCACAAATCTTGCCAATCCGTCGGTGTCCATCCCAAAGATTTGAATTTGTCGCGGCGATAGATAATTACTGTGCTTCCCCAGCGATAGGGCGCACCCCAAATTTTTCCAGCGGGGTCAGATTGACCTTGACTATTGCGTTTCACAAGTTCTTGCCATCGGATTGGCAATTGATTCCACCCTCCCGCCTGTGTAAGTTCGAGGGGTTGAATGAGTTTCTGCTCAATTGCCTGTGCTAACCAGAAATCTCCCAAAGTCACTAGATCGGCAATGACGGGTTTTTTCGGGGTAATCAGCGGTAAGTTCCGACCCCAGCCCTGGTTCGCTTTACCGGGATTCTGCCAAGTTTCTAGACTCGCAAATAAATCTTTTAACTGTGTAGCTGGCGTAAAATCTAGAGTTGCCGATTGCTTGAGGCTCTGGCGAAATTTAGTTAACAGCTGAGCGGGAATGGAATTTTTCAGAAGTCTAACTCTTAGTGTGGGGTTTTGGGAATTTCCACACCCTGCAAGCATCTGACTCAAGGTCAGCGTTCCAGCACCCAGCAGAAAAGACCGTCTCTTCATAGTTGTAGCAACTAGCAATCCTTCTGATTAGCAATTCGCTATTCGCTGTTTATAGCGCTTGTCGGCGCTCGACGCCAAAGCCGACCAAATCGATTACCGTTGGTTGTTCTCCGGGTTCGGGTCGTTGGTAAGTAATAATCGTTCTGAGCCGCGTATCCGGCGCTACAATCCGCATTTGATCGACCGCAACAGAACGTCGATAATAGGTGATCATTTCCAGCGTTTGGCGAGTGGGCTGATAGGTAAAGCGCCCCGCGATCGCTCCCGCTTCTGAGTATCCCTCATCCCGCAGATAAAAACCCTTAATCGCTTCCCCATCTACAACTTCCGCCACGATGGGTGGAGCGGGGATTTCGGCGGGCGATTCCCCAGGCACCACGTAGGCATCCGGCACAAATAAAGCCTTCAAACTCATAGATACTCGTTCGCCCGTTTCCGAGACGGTATCAAAGGCGATCGCAAACCCAGGACAAGCATTTTCTTCTTCGGTTGCTTGGGCAAGATTTACCTTTATGCCATTTGACGAAGAAAAGGACAAAATTTGCTGCTTTTGTTCCCATGTCAGGGCTTTTACCGAATATTCCGTATGAGAGCGTTCAATCTGACCGCTAAGGACAGAATGATACATTCTTTCTGTTGTCCATACCCCCGTGCAAGCGGTAAAAAACTCTCTGATGCTGAGCATTTTTTCCAAAAAAGCAATATTTAACGCAAGTAAAAGGTAATTAGCTTGCTTGATTAACTTAGCATACGTCCGTGTTCTTCGGTGCTGATAAAGGTTCTAGCCTTTGCTACAGTTTTTTGCACTGCGATCGCCGTTGCCATCTTCTTTATCTATTCGATAAGTATATTGGATAAGTATATTTTCTGTTCCTCCTTTTGATAGAGGAACTTCTTAGGGCTGAAAATCAAAATAAACGGAATATAGGGCTAGAATCGCGAAAATTTCCAATAAATCTTCAGAATTGAGAATTTAATATTTCTACATCATAAATCCTGCTAGAAAAACCGCTTTTCATGTTTATTCAGCCTTGACCTAAAAAGGCTCAATCGATCCCAACTCCAGCTTTATAAATTCATCTTGCTCAATAGTTAAATAATTTGTAAGTAAAACAGTTTTTTAACTATTTTTTTATAACATGAAAGAAATCAAGTTAACGCCTAGTGGGAATTGCATGGATTCACTTCAAAAGCAAGTCATCACTTTAAATCATAAAGTTGATGTCCTTTACGAAATGATTGACCAGTTGAGCGAAAAAGTCTCTGAAGCTTTGTCTAAAAGCAAAGCAGCGGCTATCCAAGGAGGTACACCCGCACCTTTAGGAGTCAGTAATAGCCGCTATGCCTATAAAAGCTACAGCAATCAGTCTCCAGTAATGGAGCACAAAGATGTCTTAGTTGATACAAACTCTGTAGATAGTAACTCTCATAGCAGCGAGAAAGATTTGTCACCGACCATTCAAATCCAACGGCTAACGGCACAGCTCACCGCTGCCTATAATCGCATTGCTGCTTTAGAAGAACAGTTACTCTCTCAGAGAATTCACTCTTAAACAATCGGCAGGCGGGATACAGGTAGAAGGCTTGCAGATAGAGAAGAAAGAATAAAGACTGGCTTTATGCTTCACACTTCATATTTCAGACTTCAACAACGCTCGATTAACATTTCAATGGCTTGGAGTAATTGCTCCTGGTGCCAACCCTGAGTTAAATGAGCCGCGATCGCACATCCGCCCGCACCCATGCCTTCTTTAACGTATCCCTGCTCATAAGCCCGCAGTTGAGGATAACGAGAGGGCGCAAAACTCAGCCCAGTCCCCAATAAGGGGACTGGGCTAATTGTTTTTGCTAACCCGACCGTATCACCAGTTGGATCTTCTGCCACCCAGCGAGTCGTTCCCACCACAACTTGTTCGGGTTCCCAAGATAGGGAATATTGACGCCCAAGCGCTTGCATCAAGGCATAGACAGCCAGCATTTGCGTTCCACCAGCCAGCATGACACCGCAAGTGCGACTTGCAGCGATCGCCATCCCCGCAACCGCAATTTGCATCGGATCGCCAATTGCCGCAACCAGATGTAACGGGTCTTGGAAAGGACGTTCCTCGTCTCCTCTGCTCCTAAAGGCTTTCAGCCCAGCTTCCACCACCGCCCACTTTTGCGCGTGATTGCAGCTAGGATGGCTGCTGTTGACCTTACCGGCAGCGGGGACACCCAAGCCCGTTAAAATTGCCAAAGCCGTTGTCGTTCCCCCTACCACGCACTCTCCCAGAATTAAATATCCATCCGGGATACTTGCCGCTAGTTTTTGCCCCCAAATTAGTCCTTGTTCCCACAGATGTTTCACTGTCGCGAGAGGCAAAGCATTTCCGCCGCTGAGACACTGAGCAGGGGCACCTTCCAAATCAATGACTGGAACAGTTGGCGGCTGGGGCAATCCAGCATTGAATAAATAAACGGGAATACCAAGTTCTTCAACCACCGCGCGGGAGATTAGCACTGGAGAGGCACCCGCTTGCAGAGGAGGCAGAGGATATTGAGGCTGAGGCTGAGGGCCTTTATACAAAAATTCCGCATCTGCGATCGCTGTATATTGTCGATCCTCTGGCGTTGCTCCAGCTGCTGAAATACCGGGGATCAGCCCGGTGGCGGTAAAGCCCAAAATACAAGCAAACACCGATGGACGTCCCCGATATCGCTGGAGCCATCGATGTCCCGGTTCTATCTGAGTGTAGACATGAATCATCGAGTTTTGGATTTTGGATTGAGGGTTGAGTCGTGGTGAGGCTCAAAGCAACTGGAAAAAGGCGAAATCAACCTTTAACTTTTCTCCCTCATTCTTCATAATCCAGCAGCACTTGCACCCAATGAGGGGGACGGGGAATCGGGTTACCCAAACGATCGAGTAGCAGCAAAGCCACCAAATGTACGACAAACAGATAGATAACGTTATTGAGAATAATCATGCCGAATGCGATCGCTTGAATCAAAGATAGACTCGGCTCTTGCAGTAGCCCGATCTTGACAAATACCCACTCTGCCAGTTCCGTCACCTGGCTAGTCATGTAAACCCAGAGGTCTTCCCCCAATAAAATCGACAGCAGCCAAAACCGAAAAAAGAATCCAAACGTACCAATAATTGTCCCCGTACCAATCGAGAACAGCCAGCTGCTCCTGCGCCGCCACAAAGCCCCCAGTTGGACACCCATGAGACCGTAGGGGATCAGAAACAGAATGCTGCGAGTTGGTCCCATTAGGACGGACAACAGCAACCCAGAAACCAACGCTGCCATCCAAGCCGCCCGGTGTCCCCATCGCAGGTATACGAGGGCAAT
It includes:
- a CDS encoding phycobiliprotein lyase, with the translated sequence MLSIREFFTACTGVWTTERMYHSVLSGQIERSHTEYSVKALTWEQKQQILSFSSSNGIKVNLAQATEEENACPGFAIAFDTVSETGERVSMSLKALFVPDAYVVPGESPAEIPAPPIVAEVVDGEAIKGFYLRDEGYSEAGAIAGRFTYQPTRQTLEMITYYRRSVAVDQMRIVAPDTRLRTIITYQRPEPGEQPTVIDLVGFGVERRQAL
- the cobT gene encoding nicotinate mononucleotide-dependent phosphoribosyltransferase CobT, encoding MIHVYTQIEPGHRWLQRYRGRPSVFACILGFTATGLIPGISAAGATPEDRQYTAIADAEFLYKGPQPQPQYPLPPLQAGASPVLISRAVVEELGIPVYLFNAGLPQPPTVPVIDLEGAPAQCLSGGNALPLATVKHLWEQGLIWGQKLAASIPDGYLILGECVVGGTTTALAILTGLGVPAAGKVNSSHPSCNHAQKWAVVEAGLKAFRSRGDEERPFQDPLHLVAAIGDPMQIAVAGMAIAASRTCGVMLAGGTQMLAVYALMQALGRQYSLSWEPEQVVVGTTRWVAEDPTGDTVGLAKTISPVPLLGTGLSFAPSRYPQLRAYEQGYVKEGMGAGGCAIAAHLTQGWHQEQLLQAIEMLIERC
- a CDS encoding EAL domain-containing protein; the encoded protein is MAKILVIEDEEAIRENILELLEAEEFEATGAENGLAGVQIARTIRPDLIICDVMMPDLDGFGVLMALRQDPVTATIPFIFLTAKAEKADLRQAMELGADDYLTKPCTPEEILKAIAARLERQRAITQPYTLALRQAAERLNHLVHYDSVTNLPNRLLLRERFNQVISKRQDEHKSDSKTQENESPLASAQQPLSVQPVPLLFLGLDRFQRISDTLGNQGSDRLIKLIVERITTCLSRQDTIARLNVDQFAIILATLSQRQTVASVAQAILSSLNEPFSLEDGQIFLTASIGITFYPNDGQDLDTLMKMTAAAMSYTQKLGGNHYQFYATDIKADYGEALVLEASLRRALEHSEFQVYYQPQVNLQTGEISGAEALVRWQHPTRGLVSPAEFIPMAEETGLIVPLGEWVLQTASAQTQKWRDAGFISFRVSVNLSGRQFSQADLSQRIVRVLETTGLNPDALELELTESILVQNASMAIGTLNELKQLGIHIAIDDFGTGYASLSYLKQFPFDTLKIDRCFVQDVTSDTQNRAIMTAVIQLAHNLNLKVTAEGVETRAELAFLSQQHCDAMQGYLFSRPVPAAEFETLLSAGKRLPMQVV
- a CDS encoding DUF2232 domain-containing protein; this translates as MSDPFEDGQASGLGNSQKIEDEANLSETPPATSAQGNNYSEPQVKAVAPLIMVETAFLASTCSLIWLINYYFPMGPLLRMFFPIPIALVYLRWGHRAAWMAALVSGLLLSVLMGPTRSILFLIPYGLMGVQLGALWRRRSSWLFSIGTGTIIGTFGFFFRFWLLSILLGEDLWVYMTSQVTELAEWVFVKIGLLQEPSLSLIQAIAFGMIILNNVIYLFVVHLVALLLLDRLGNPIPRPPHWVQVLLDYEE
- a CDS encoding extracellular solute-binding protein, which produces MKRRSFLLGAGTLTLSQMLAGCGNSQNPTLRVRLLKNSIPAQLLTKFRQSLKQSATLDFTPATQLKDLFASLETWQNPGKANQGWGRNLPLITPKKPVIADLVTLGDFWLAQAIEQKLIQPLELTQAGGWNQLPIRWQELVKRNSQGQSDPAGKIWGAPYRWGSTVIIYRRDKFKSLGWTPTDWQDLWREELRDRISLLDQPREVIGLTLKRLGHSYNTERIDRIPELKNTLQKLHQQVKFYSSDTYLQPLLLGDTWLAVGWSTDVLSVMKRDRNIAAVVPVSGTALWSDLWVQPAGAAANPLLQDWINFCWESKPATEISLFSRAASPIVAGMNPAELPEFLKTNSILLPDTQILDKSEFLFPLPQSTALAYRSLWQEIRPTV